The proteins below come from a single Bacillota bacterium genomic window:
- a CDS encoding DUF370 domain-containing protein, producing MAIRLINIGFGNIVSANRIVAIVSPDSAPIKRIVQEARDRGMLIDATYGRRTRAVIVMDSDHVILSAVQPETVANRLGDRAPVTEDSSDHD from the coding sequence ATGGCGATCAGACTTATCAACATCGGTTTTGGTAACATTGTTTCGGCCAACCGAATAGTAGCTATTGTAAGCCCGGACTCGGCACCGATTAAGCGCATTGTGCAGGAAGCTCGGGATCGGGGCATGCTTATCGATGCTACTTACGGACGCCGTACCAGGGCTGTGATTGTTATGGACAGCGACCATGTGATTCTCTCGGCTGTACAACCGGAAACGGTAGCCAACCGCCTCGGTGATCGGGCTCCTGTGACTGAGGACAGCAGTGACCATGATTAG